The genomic stretch GCAAGGCCGGTTGATGGTGCCTTCACGTTCCCTCCATGGCGCCCCTATGGCATCCTTGGCGCAAACAAGGATCATCTGGACTCCATCATGGCAAGCATCCCTGAAAACCCCCTTATTCTGGTCGACGGCTCTTCTTATCTTTACCGCGCCTACTACGCGCCGCCGCACCTGACCAACTCCCAGGGCGAGCCCACCGGCGCCGTCTATGGCGTGGTCAACATGCTCAAAAGCCTGCTGCGCCAATTCAAGCCCAGTGAAATGGCGGTGGTATTTGACGCCAAGGGCAAAACCTTCCGCGATGAATTGTTCGAGCAGTACAAGGCCCACCGCCCGTCCATGCCCGATGACCTGCGCAGCCAGGTGGCTCCGCTGCATGCCTTGGTTAAGGCCATGGGGCTGCCGCTGATCATCATTGAAGGGGTCGAGGCGGACGATGTCATCGGCACCCTGGCCAAAAAAGCCTCGGCTGAAGGCCGCCACGTGCTGATCTCCACCGGCGACAAGGATATGGCGCAATTGGTGGACGACAAGGTGACCTTGATCAACACCATGACCGATACCGTGCTGGACCCGGCCGGGGTGGTGGACAAATTCGGGGTTGGCCCCGAACTCATCATCGATTTCCTGGCACTGATGGGCGACAAGGTAGACAACATTCCCGGCGTGCCCGGGGTTGGCGAGAAGACCGCTCTTGGCCTGTTGCAAGGCATTGGCGGCATGGACGCGCTCTATGAAAACCTCGACAAAATCGCCGAGCTGAGCTTTCGTGGCGCCAAGACCATGGCCAAAAAGCTCGAAGAAAACGAAGAGCAGGCGCGCCTTTCTTACCTGCTGGCCACCATCAAAACCGACGTGGATTTGAGCGAAGACCAGTTGGACTTGACCATCAAACCCGAAGACCGCGACGCCCTGGTGGAATGGTACGGCAAGATGGAGTTTCGCCGCTGGCTGGCCGACGTGCTGGACGGCAAGGCCCCAGAGCAGGCTGTTGCCCCGGCGGCCGAGCCCGAGGAACCCGTGGCCGACCCCGCCGGCATTGACCGCAGCAGCTACGAGTTGGTGAACACCGAGGCCGCCCTTGGTGCCTGGATAACCAAGCTGGAAAAGGCCGCGCTATTTGCCTTTGATACCGAAACCACCGCCCTGGATTACATGGTGGCCGATCTGGTGGGCTTTTCCGTGGCTCTGGCCGACGGCGAAGCGGCTTACATTCCCTTCGGCCACAGCCTGCTGGATGAAACTCCGCAGCTGGACCGCAGCCAGGTACTGGACGCCTTTCGCGCCCTGCTGGAGAGCGACGCGCATAAAAAGGTGGGCCAGAACCTCAAGTACGACATGAGCGTGCTGGCCAACCACGGCATTACCCTGCGCGGTATCGCCTTTGACACAATGCTCGAGAGCTACGTGTTCAACTCCGTGGCCGGCCGCCACGACATGGACAGCTTGTCTCTCAAGTATCTGTCTCACAAAGCCATCAGCTTTGAGGACATCGCCGGCAAAGGCGCCAAACAGCTGACCTTCGACCAGGTCGCCATCGCCGACGCCGCCGTGTACGCCGCCGAAGACGCCGATGTCACTTTCCGACTGCATCAGCATCTGTGGCCAAAGCTGGAACAGGACGCCAGCCTCAAATCGGTGCTCTGCGATATCGAGCTGCCGCTGGTGCCGGTGCTGTCGCGCATGGAGCGCAATGGGGTGCTGATCGACAAGACCCTGCTGGCCAAGCAAAGCGAAGAGCTGGCCGAGCGCATCGCCGCCCTTGAGCAGCAAGCCTTTGAAATAGCCGGTGAAGAGTTCAACCTCGGCAGCCCCAAGCAGCTACAGGCCATCCTCTTTGACAAAATGGGCATCAAACCGCTGAAAAAGACTCCGTCCGGGGTGCCGTCGGTGGCCGAAGAAGTACTTCAGGAACTGGCCCACGACTATCCGCTGCCCAAGGTGATCATCGAGTACCGGGGCCTGGCCAAGCTCAAATCCACCTACACCGACAAACTGCCGCTGCTGATCCACGACAAAACCGGCCGGGTCCACACCAGTTATCACCAGGCAGTCACCGCTACCGGCCGGCTCTCGTCCTCCGATCCGAACCTGCAAAACATCCCGGTTCGCACCGAAGAAGGGCGGCGGATCCGCCAGGCCTTTGTGGCCCCAAAAGGGCGGGTGCTGCTGGCCGCCGATTACAGCCAGATTGAGCTTCGTATCATGGCGCACCTGTCTAGCGATAAGGGCCTGTTAGATGCCTTTGCCCAAGGCAAGGATATTCACGCCGCTACCGCCGCCGAAGTGTTCGGAGTCGAGCTGGATACCGTAACCAGCGAGCAGCGCCGCCGCGCCAAGGCCATCAACTTTGGCCTTATCTACGGCATGTCGGCCTTTGGCCTGGCCCGCCAGCTCGATATTGGCCGCAATGAAGCCCAGGGCTACATGAACACCTACTTCGAGCGCTACCCCGGCGTGCTGGAGTACATGGAAAGCACCCGCCAAAAAGCCGAAGAAAAAGGCTATGTGGAAACCCTGTTTGGCCGCCGCCTCTATCTGCCAGAGATAAAAGCCCGCAACCAGGCCCGTAAAAAGGCCGCCGAGCGCGCCGCCATCAACGCGCCCATGCAGGGCACCGCCGCCGATATCATCAAAAAGGCCATGATCGCCGTCGACGCCTGGGTTACCCAGGAGGCCGCCGATAAGGTCAAACTGCTGATGCAGGTGCACGATGAACTGGTGCTGGAAGTGGACGCCGACTTTGCCGAGCAGGCTGGCGCCAAGGTAAGCCAGCTGATGCAGCAAGCCGCCGAGCTGAAGGTGCCGTTAGTGGTCGAACCAGGTATGGGTGCCACCTGGGATGAAGCTCACTAACTTACCTAAGGCTGTAATATTTTTACTGATTACTGAGAAAGCAGCTCAATAACCCGGTTAAAATTTTCATATATGGCGCAAAGATGAAAATTAACTACAAAAAGTGCTTTTAATCTGAACAGGGGATCGCTACACTGCGTGGCGTAGGGTACAGAAGGCCCCTTCTTAGTAACGGGTCTTTGTTTCACGTAGTGGATTTGGCTACATAAGCCGCCTCGCTCAAACGAGCGGGGCGTTTTTTTTGCCTGGCGCCCAAAAAACTTTCACGGAAACAGGCCCCGTCTTTACTGGCCTGTAGCGGTATAAACCCGGTTGGATGAATTTTTTTAGAGCAAATACTTCAAATCGGCGAAAAAGTGTTGTACCTTGAAGTTGCTGCATAACCTCAATGCTTGTTCTGCAAGCTTGTGGTGATTTTCTGCTGACATATTAGCTTCTCCCCCAATAAGCTAATATTTCTCTCCGGTGGTCTCGACCACCGGTTTTTTTTGCTTTTTTTCCGGCCACAAAAAAGGCCCCGAAGGGCCCTTTCTCGTTATTACTCTTCGTGTTGCGGCTCGTCTTCCGCTTCCGGGTCGGCATCCACCTGGCTCAGCCAGCCGGCCAGATGACGGCGCACCTCGGTGATGCCCAAGCCCTTGAGCACAGACAGCGCCATCACCGTTACATCCCCCCCAAACGCCAGAGCTGCTTCCTTACATTGCAGTACGGTAGCCTTGCGGGCACCGCTTTTGAGCTTGTCGGCCTTGGTGAGAATCGCCAGCACCGGCAGGCCAGACTCCACCGCCCAGAAGATGAGATCCTGGTCGATGTCCTTGAAGGGATGGCGGATATCCATCAGTACTACCAGGCCACAGAGGGATTCGCGCTTTTCCAAGTACTCGGTCAGGCTCGCCTGCCACTTTTCCTTCATTTCCAGCGGCACCTTGGCAAAACCGTAGCCGGGTAAATCCACCAGGCAATGGCGCGGGTCGGCCAGGCTAAACAGGTTGATAAGCTGGGTACGGCCCGGGGTTTTGGAGGTTCTGGCCAGCTGCTTTTGCCCGGTAATGGCATTCAGGGCACTGGATTTACCGGCGTTGGAGCGCCCGGCAAAGGCTATTTCCACCCCTTCATTACGGGGCAGGTGGCGAATATCAGGCGCAGAGGTGATAAATCTGGCTTGGCGAAAGTCGATTTCAGGGATTGGATTCATCAGTACTCCGGCGCCCGGCCATCAAGACAGGCGGTAAATATTGTGTACACTTACGGGCAACTCTGGTTGTTGTATCAGAGGCTTAGCAGCAGGGCCGGGTTCGTTATCACGAGCCTTGGGCCAATGGCCAGAATTCTAACATGGCAGAGCCACAAAAGGCTGCACGGTGTGCATCTGCCAACACCGCGAATGTGGACAGTATGAAAAAACTCCTCGTTGCCGCTTTGATGCTTGGTGGCCTCTCGGGCACCGCGACCGCCGACGGCGATGCCAAGGCTGGACAAACCAAATCTGCCGTTTGTGGCGCCTGCCACGGTGTGGATGGCAACAGCCCGGTTGCCATGTACCCACGGCTGGCCGGCCAACATGCCAGCTACATGATCAAGGAATTGGCCGATCTCAAACTCGGCCTGACCTCAGGGGGCAAGGAAGGCCGTTATGACCCGGTGATGAGCGCCATGGCTGCGTCGCTGTCGCCCCAAGATATGGCCGACATCTCTGCCTATTTTGAAAGCCAGAAGCCGGTGCAGGGCAAAACCCCAAAAGCCGACGTGACCCAAGGCCGCCAGTTGTATATGGGCGGCGATCTGGCCCGAGGCATCACCGCCTGCACCGCCTGCCACGGCCCCGATGGCAACGGCCTTGGCCTTGCTAAATATCCCGATATTTCAGGGCAATACCCTGAATACATCAAAGCGCAGCTGGAAAAGTTCCGGGCTGGGCAGCGTCAAAATGACCCCAACCACGTGATGCGGGATGTTGCAGCCAAGTTGACGGATAATGACATCCAACTGTTGGCAAATTACCTCGCAGGGCTCCATTAAGGCATTTGCGATCGGATGAAAAGCCAACCTTCGGTGACGTTTCCGATAACTGTGATCCAGTACGAAATTTTGGCAATGCTTTAACAATATGCCTATTTCAAGGGTTGAACCCCCAGGGTGCTGGGAGTAACTTCAACCGCGTCGCAAGGTTTGCAGGGTTGCCCACGGCACGGGCGCCCAAGCGAAGGAAACGGTAATAAGGTCAGGATGGCCAGCATCGACAAACCTGTGGGAAAAGCGCTAATCAACCGAGAAAAAGGGGTAAGGCGACCATGAAGGTCCCAAGCCTCCAGGGATGACAGAGAAAGCGCCAGGAGCGGCGTAAAAATAATAATCATGCAAGGAAAGCTGGAAACAAAAAGATGGAAGCCCGTTAGACCGAAAAATAACAATAGCGGTCAAACACGATGGGAAAGGTGTCAATATTAGGCACAAGGGATAAGGCGATAGCATGAGCATCGCCTTTTTCTTTATTCCGCACTCCCGTAAAATACCCCCATGCACTCATGCCCCCTCTGCCAAAGCCCGGTTACCGACTTCCATAGTGACGCCAAGCGCCGATATTTTCGCTGTGGCGATTGCGCGCTGGTGTCTGCCGATCCGGCCAGCCATCTTGATGCGGCAGGGGAAAAGGCACTGTATGACATTCACGACAACCAGCCTGATGACCCCGGCTACCGCCGGTTCTTATCAAGACTGGTGTCGCCGCTGCTGGCCAAGGTGGCAGTAGGCAGCGGTGGGCTAGATTTTGGCTGTGGCCCCGGCCCTGCCCTGGCAGCCATGCTGCGCGAAGCGGGCATGACCATGGCGCTGTACGATCCGTTTTACGCCAATCACCCAGAACCGCTAACGAGGCAATATGACTTTGTCACCTGCACCGAGGTGGTGGAGCACTTTAATCACCCGGCCCAAAGCTGGGAAACCCTGGCTGGCCTGGTTAAACCCGGCGGCTGGCTTGGGGTGATGACCAAACTGGTGATCAATCAACAACGTTTTGCCAACTGGCATTACAAAAATGACCCCACCCACGTGAGCTTCCACAGTGAAGCCACCTTTGCCTGGCTGGCCAAGCGTTTTGGCTTTACCTGGCAGCGGGTGGATAACGATGTGTTGCTGCTGCAAAAAAGGTAGGCACAGATGACCCGAATGAAAAAAACACGGGCCCCAGGTAAGTCGGGCGCCTCCAAGAAAGTCGATACCGGCAACACCCAGCTCAGCACCGCCAAAGGCAAAAAGCACAAGGTGGGTAATAAGTCTGGCAGTCGCCATGGGTATGCCACAGCGACAGGTGGCAGCTCTAATGCCAAAGGCCAGAACAAAGACAAACGCATCGGCTCTACCAAGCCGGTGGCGCTGGTCAGCCCCAAGGCCGCTGAGCCGCCTAAGGCCAAAGCCAAGCCGCAGCAGCAAAAGCCTGAGCTGGACCAAGCCGCCAAAGCGGCCCTGCTGGAGAGCCTGGAGAACGACGAGCGGCTCAACACCCTGCTGGACATGCTCGACGAGGGCGAAGAGATCAGCAGCGAAGACGAAAGTTACGTCGAGCAGACCACCGCCAAAATCGAGAAGCTGATGGCGGAGCTTGGTATCGTCGATGACGACGACGAGCTGATGGACGACATCGACTGGGATGACGAGGAGCAACCGGTATGAGTTTTTGGGCCATAGCAGCCCTGGTGGGCACCCTGGTGGTGATTGGCCTGGCGTTCTACGCCGGCAAGCTGCTGTTTATGCTCAAAGCCCAAAAACAAAAAGAAGAGGCGTTCCTGGCCGAGCACAACGAGAAGCTGCTCAAAAGCATCCGCATCATCGCCGCCTCCATGCTCGAAGAGCAATGCGACTTCTCCGAAGGCGCCATCCGCATTAGAGTGCTGACCGACCACCTGCTGCCCTATAAGTCTTACCAGGAGCAGTTCCCGGCACTCTTTGACCTCTACGACAGGGTCAAGGACATGCCTACCCATGAAGCCCGCAACAACATGGACAAAAAAGAGCGCCGCCAGCAGGACCGCCAACGGGAAGCCTGGGAGCGAGAGCTGGCCGCTGCTATCAAGGAAGAAGCCCGGGTGCTCAAAAACCTGACTCATTGAGTCAGATCAAGCCGACTCCGACCCGAGGGCGCCATACTGGCGCCCTCTTTACTGTGAGGAGTCGTCCATGCAATTCGATCCTGCCCTTATCCGCCGTTACGATATGGCCGCTCCCCGCTACACCTCCTACCCCACGGCGCTCAGTTTTGATGGCGCGGTGCGGGGCGATCAGTGGCGCGCCGCCATCCAGGCCGCCCCCTCGCGCAAGCTCAGCCTCTATGTGCACATCCCGTTCTGCCGGGAGATGTGCTACTACTGCGGCTGCAACAAGATAGTCACCCGCCACAGCCACAAGGCCGATATCTACCTCGACCACCTGGCAAAAGAAATTGCCTACCAGGCCGAGTTGTTTGGCCCCTTTACCGTGCATCACCTGCACCTGGGGGGCGGCACGCCGACCTTCTTGAGCCAGCAGCAGATGCGCCGGCTGATTGGCCTGTTAAAAGGCCACTTCCACTTTGCCGACGACTTTATCGGCGCCATCGAAATAGACCCAAGGGCGCTGGAAGTGGACGACCTTACTTGGCTGGCAGAGCTCGGCTTTAGCCGCCTGTCCATGGGCGCACAAGACTTTGACCCCAAAGTGCAGGCGGCCATCAACCGCATCCAAAGCACCGAGAAAATCGCCGCCATCATGGCCCGCGCCCGCACCTTGGGCTTTAGCTCCATCAATCTGGATTTCATCTACGGCCTGCCCCACCAGAACGCCCAGTCCTTCGGCCACACCCTGAACCATGCCCTAGCCCTGGCGCCAGACCGCTTCTCCATCTTCAACTACGCGCACCTGCCCGAGCGCTTCCCGGCCCAGCGCCGCATCAAAGAAGACACCATGCCCGGGCCACAGGAGAAGCTGCGCATGCAGGGGGTGACCATCGAAACCCTCACCAACGCCGGCTACCACTTTATCGGCATGGACCACTTCGCCAAGGCCGGTGACGAGCTGGCTCTGGCCCAGCAGCAGGGTCGGCTGCACCGTAACTTCCAGGGCTATACCACCGACGGCGACTGCGAGTTGCTGGCCCTGGGGGCCTCTGCCATCAGCAAGGTGGGGGGGCTTTACGTGCAGAACGAGAAGAGCATCAAGGATTACCAAGACGCCACCGCCAGTCAGGGCCATGCCCGGGCCAAGGGTTACCAGATGAGCGAGGACGACCACATTCGCGCCGCTGCCATTCACAACCTGCTGTGCCATTTTAGGCTCGACTGGGCAGCCCTTGATGCCCGCTTCGGTATCGACAGCAGGCATTATTTTAGTGATGACTGCGCGCTGCTGGCGCCCTTTATCAGCGATGGCTTGGTGGAAGTAGACGAACAGGGCCTAGGGGTAACCGAGCAAGGCCGGCTGCTGGTGCGCACCATTGCCACCGCCTTTGATGTTCACCTTCGCAAGACGGTGCAGCAGCACCGCTTTTCTCGGGTGATATAAAGAAGGGGCCAACCGGCCCCTTCTTTATTTAGCGGCGATAAGCGCCTTTTTCTCGGCTTCGCTCAAAAAGCTCATGGCCAGGCCATGGCGCTGGCAAGCCTGTATTTGCTCAAGGCTCAAGCCCGCTTTAGGGGCCGCCACCTCATACTCGTGATCCAATTCCACGGCGCTGACCCCAGGGTCATCGGTGTTCAGGCTGACCTTGATGCCGCTCGCCAGGAAGGTGGTAATGGGGTGCACCGCGTAGCTTGCCACGGTGGAGGTGTGGATGTTGGACGTCAGGCAAGACTCGATACCAATATGGTGCTCGGCAAGATAGGCCAGCAATTTCGGGTCTTCTACCGCTTTCACGCCATGGCCGATGCGCACTGCGCCAAGCTCCCGGATGGCGTGCCACACCGACTCCGGCCCCGCCGCTTCACCGGCGTGAACCGTGACCTTGAGCCCGGCATCTTGCACCTGGCGAAAGTGCGGCTCATAAAGGGGGCCAGGAAAACCCAGCTCGTCACCGGCCAAGTCCACCGCCACCAGCTGGTCGCGGTGGGCCAAAATAGCGTCTAATTCGCGCTGGCACTGCGCGGTGCCGAAGGTGCGGCTCATAATGCCAATCAGGTTGGTTTTAACGCCAAAGTCGCGGCTGCCGGCTGCAACGCCAGCGGCTACTGCCTCTACCACCGCGTTGGGGTCGAGGTTATGGCTCATGGCCATATACCAGGGGCTAAAGCGTAGCTCGGTGTAGTCAATGCCCACCTTGGCGGCGTCTTCGACGTTCTCGTAAGCCACCCGGTAGCAGGCATCCACATCGCCCAGCACCTTGACCATCCAGTCCAGCTTGGCCAAAAAGGCCACCAGGCTCGGCTCGTTTTCAATCACATGCACATACGGCTTCATGCCCGCTTCGTCCTGGGCGGGCAACGGCACGTTAAAACGCCTGGCCAACTCCACTATGGTGCCAAGGCGGACGTTGCCATCCAGGTGCCGGTGGATATCCACCAGAGGAAAAGTCTTATCAATCATCACGGGTATCCGCTTATGCTTGTGGATAGCCACAGTGTAACGGATGCCTTTTATGAGCCACAGCGCTTGCTTTAGCTATTGTCTGGGTGATCGCTTCGATCTGGATGTTTTATCGCCAAAATTGGCCACCATCGGCCAGGTTCAGCGGCTGCGCGATGCCTTCTTGGTGAAAATGCGCCAAGGCGAGTGCGTGGTATTCCACTACGGGGTACTGGTCTGTTGGGGTATCGAAGAAGACAACGCCCTGGCCATTTGTAAAGAGCTGGGCCCGGCGGTAGAAGGGCCCATCCGTGCCACCCGCGACGAGATCAGCTTTGCCGGCAACCCCCAGCTTGACCGCCTGACCATCAAGCATGACCACTTCCAGTTTCCCGAAGACGACCCGCTCCATAAATTGGCGGTCAGCCACGCCCTGGCGCAGTCGGTGAAACTGGAGGCCTTTGAAGAGCAGGTTGCCGCCACCATCAAAGAAACTTCGCCCATCCCGGAAACCCTGGCCAGCAAGGGCAAGATCCGCCTGCCCCGGCGCAAGCTGGCGGTGCTGCGCGGGCGGCTGTATCTCGCCAAAAGCCAGGTCAACCTGCACTTTGATTTGCTGGATAAGCCCGATTTCTTCTGGGACCACCCGGAGCTGGACCCTTATTACAACCTGACCCGCGCCAACCAGGAGCTGGACAGCCGCCTGGAGATCCTCAACAAACGCCTGGAAGTGATTGGCGAGCTGCTGGAGATCCTCGCCGATGAGGAGCACCACAAGCATTCGAGCTTCCTAGAGTGGATTGTCATTTGGCTTATCAGCAGCGAGATCCTCATCTTTATCTTCCACGACTACCTTGGCTGGATTTGATGCGCTATCTTGTGCGCCCCTTTCTGGAGCCCCGGCCATGTTAGACACTCAGTGGCAACCCCAATGTACCCTTGACGCCCTCAAGCGCCGGGCCCGGCTGTTCGCCGATATCCGCGCCTTCTTTGCCGCCCGCGACGTCTTGGAAGTGGACACACCGATCTTGTCCCAAGGCAGTATCTCCGACCCCCACATCGAGGTGATGACCACCACCTACACCGGCCCCTTGGCACCCAAGGGCCAGACCCTTTACCTGCAAACCTCGCCGGAATTTGCCATGAAGCGGCTGCTGGCCGCAGGCGCGGGCTCCATTTATCAGTTGGGTAAGGTGTTTCGTAACGAAGAAGCCGGCAGCCGCCACAACAGCGAGTTCTGCATGCTCGAATGGTATCGGTTGGGGATGGACCACCACCAGTTGATGGCTGAGATTGCCGAGCTGCTGGTGGCGGTGGCCGGCATCGACGCCGGCAGCATTGAAAAGGTCAGCTACCTGGCAGCCTTTGAACGTACCTTGGGCATCAACCCCCACACCGCCAGCCTGGAAGTGCTGCAACAGCTGGCCCAGCAGCACGCCCATTACGGCGAGGCCGAGACCGACCGCGACACCCTGCTGAACCTCCTGGTGAGCTTTGTTATCGAGCCCAGCCTCGGCCAGCAGGGCCCGAGCTTTTTATATGACTACCCCGCCAGCCAGGCAGCATTGGCCCGCACCGCAACCGACCATGAAGGCCATCAGGTTGCCTGCCGCTTCGAGCTTTTTATCAAGGGGGTAGAGCTGGCCAACGGCTATTTCGAGCTGACCGATGCCGCCGAGCAGCGCCGGCGCTTGCTGGCCGATGGAGAAACGCGCCGCCAGTTGGGGCGGCCCTATAATAATCCCGACTTGCGCCTGGCCGATGCCCTGGCCGCCGGGATGCCGGAATGCGCCGGGGTGGCGCTGGGGGTAGACCGGCTACTGATGGTGATTTTGGGCGCCAGCAACATCAGCCAGGTGATGCCCTTTACCCTGGCCAGGGCCTGAGGCGGCCCCGCTCAGGCGGGGCTTCGCAAACTGGTGATGTGGCGGTTCACTTCCGCCACTACCCGCAACTTTTCGGTGCTGGGGCGCCCCGGCGGCAACATTCGGCCACGCTGAAACCGAAAAGCGCCCACACCCTTGATCCAGATAACCCCTTCAAAAAAGGCAGCGACATGTTTGGCAACTTGCTTGACATGGTATTGGGGAAACCTACGCACAACCTGCTCCTCCCAGGAAAGACGGCCAAAGCCTAACGGCCCTAGATGACAGTGTTATGGACCGCGTCAAACCGGCCCGGTTCAGCGCGTTTTTGGTAAATGTGGCCTTGGTCAGTTTTCAGTTATCCAAGGCCCTGGCCCGCTGGCGCAGATCCTCTGGCAGGGTTTTCTTTGGCTCCACCCCCAATTCCAGCAGCATTTCGGTTTGCCGCACCAGGTTGCCCTTGCCGGCCGACAGCTTGCCAATGGCTTCGCCATAGCGCTTTTGGGTGTTGTCGAGGGCGGCGCCAACCCTTTCTAAGTCTTCGACAAAGCCGACAAATTTCTCGTACAAGGCAGCGGCGCGGCCAGCTATTTCTTGGGCGTTGCGCGACTGCTGCTCGTAGCTCCACACCCTTTTGATGGTGCGCAGCACCACCAGCAGATTGGTGGGGCTGACCATCAGGATGTTTTTTTGCAGCGCCTCGGTAAAGAGGCTTTGGTCAGCCTCCATGGCGGCAAAAAAGGCGCTCTCAATGGGGATAAACATCAACACGTAATCCAGGGCGTTAACGCCGCTGAGCCGCTCGTAATCCTTGCCGCCAAGGCTGCGGATATGCTGGCGAAGGGCCTGCACATGGGTGCGCAGGGCCGCTTCTTTTTCCAGCTCGTCTTCGGCGCTGAAATAACGCTCATAGGCCACCAGCGACACCTTGGAGTCGATGATGATGTCTTTGTCGTCGGGCAGGTGCACCACCACATCGGGGATAAAGCGCTCGCCCGCTTCGTCTTTGAGGGCCACCTGCACATCAAATTCGTGGCCCTTGCGCAGCCCCGACTCTTCCAGCACCCGGTTCAGCACCATCTCGCCCCAGTTGCCCTGGAGTTTTTTGTCCCCTTTGAGGGCGCGGGTGAGGTTGCTGGCCTCCTCGCTCATCTGCCGGTTCAGCTCCTTGAGGGCCTTAAGCTCGTTCATCAGCCCCTGGCGCTGCAGGCGCTCGTTGTCATAAACGGTGTCGACCTTCTTGTGAAAGTCCCCCAGTTGTTGGCGAAGGGGCGCCAGCAGGTTTTGCAGGCTGTCGTTGTTTTGCTTGGAAAAGGCCTCGGCCTTTTGCTCGAAAATGCGCTGGGCCAGGTTCTGAAATTGCTCGGACAAGCGCTGCTCGGCGTTTTGTAAGGTGGCGAGCTTCTCCTGGGCCGCCTTTTGCTGCTCTTCGAGCCGGGCCTGCAATTCGGCGCGGTGCTGCTGGCTGCGGGCCAGCTCCAGGCGGGTTTCTTCAAGGGTGTCGAGCTGGGCGTCGCGCTCGGCCTGCAAGGCCTCAAGCCGCTCAGACTGGGCCTCATAACGACTTTGCAGGCTGCCAAGGGCCAGGTTGCCGGCATGGAGGGCGCGCCGGCTTTGCCAAAAAGCCAGGGCCAGCAGCAGCGCCAAAGCCCCCAGGGTCAGGGTGGCAGCCAGCCA from Gallaecimonas pentaromativorans encodes the following:
- the polA gene encoding DNA polymerase I codes for the protein MASIPENPLILVDGSSYLYRAYYAPPHLTNSQGEPTGAVYGVVNMLKSLLRQFKPSEMAVVFDAKGKTFRDELFEQYKAHRPSMPDDLRSQVAPLHALVKAMGLPLIIIEGVEADDVIGTLAKKASAEGRHVLISTGDKDMAQLVDDKVTLINTMTDTVLDPAGVVDKFGVGPELIIDFLALMGDKVDNIPGVPGVGEKTALGLLQGIGGMDALYENLDKIAELSFRGAKTMAKKLEENEEQARLSYLLATIKTDVDLSEDQLDLTIKPEDRDALVEWYGKMEFRRWLADVLDGKAPEQAVAPAAEPEEPVADPAGIDRSSYELVNTEAALGAWITKLEKAALFAFDTETTALDYMVADLVGFSVALADGEAAYIPFGHSLLDETPQLDRSQVLDAFRALLESDAHKKVGQNLKYDMSVLANHGITLRGIAFDTMLESYVFNSVAGRHDMDSLSLKYLSHKAISFEDIAGKGAKQLTFDQVAIADAAVYAAEDADVTFRLHQHLWPKLEQDASLKSVLCDIELPLVPVLSRMERNGVLIDKTLLAKQSEELAERIAALEQQAFEIAGEEFNLGSPKQLQAILFDKMGIKPLKKTPSGVPSVAEEVLQELAHDYPLPKVIIEYRGLAKLKSTYTDKLPLLIHDKTGRVHTSYHQAVTATGRLSSSDPNLQNIPVRTEEGRRIRQAFVAPKGRVLLAADYSQIELRIMAHLSSDKGLLDAFAQGKDIHAATAAEVFGVELDTVTSEQRRRAKAINFGLIYGMSAFGLARQLDIGRNEAQGYMNTYFERYPGVLEYMESTRQKAEEKGYVETLFGRRLYLPEIKARNQARKKAAERAAINAPMQGTAADIIKKAMIAVDAWVTQEAADKVKLLMQVHDELVLEVDADFAEQAGAKVSQLMQQAAELKVPLVVEPGMGATWDEAH
- the yihA gene encoding ribosome biogenesis GTP-binding protein YihA/YsxC, which gives rise to MNPIPEIDFRQARFITSAPDIRHLPRNEGVEIAFAGRSNAGKSSALNAITGQKQLARTSKTPGRTQLINLFSLADPRHCLVDLPGYGFAKVPLEMKEKWQASLTEYLEKRESLCGLVVLMDIRHPFKDIDQDLIFWAVESGLPVLAILTKADKLKSGARKATVLQCKEAALAFGGDVTVMALSVLKGLGITEVRRHLAGWLSQVDADPEAEDEPQHEE
- a CDS encoding c-type cytochrome, which codes for MKKLLVAALMLGGLSGTATADGDAKAGQTKSAVCGACHGVDGNSPVAMYPRLAGQHASYMIKELADLKLGLTSGGKEGRYDPVMSAMAASLSPQDMADISAYFESQKPVQGKTPKADVTQGRQLYMGGDLARGITACTACHGPDGNGLGLAKYPDISGQYPEYIKAQLEKFRAGQRQNDPNHVMRDVAAKLTDNDIQLLANYLAGLH
- a CDS encoding class I SAM-dependent methyltransferase, with protein sequence MHSCPLCQSPVTDFHSDAKRRYFRCGDCALVSADPASHLDAAGEKALYDIHDNQPDDPGYRRFLSRLVSPLLAKVAVGSGGLDFGCGPGPALAAMLREAGMTMALYDPFYANHPEPLTRQYDFVTCTEVVEHFNHPAQSWETLAGLVKPGGWLGVMTKLVINQQRFANWHYKNDPTHVSFHSEATFAWLAKRFGFTWQRVDNDVLLLQKR
- the yihI gene encoding Der GTPase-activating protein YihI → MKKTRAPGKSGASKKVDTGNTQLSTAKGKKHKVGNKSGSRHGYATATGGSSNAKGQNKDKRIGSTKPVALVSPKAAEPPKAKAKPQQQKPELDQAAKAALLESLENDERLNTLLDMLDEGEEISSEDESYVEQTTAKIEKLMAELGIVDDDDELMDDIDWDDEEQPV
- a CDS encoding DUF2489 domain-containing protein yields the protein MSFWAIAALVGTLVVIGLAFYAGKLLFMLKAQKQKEEAFLAEHNEKLLKSIRIIAASMLEEQCDFSEGAIRIRVLTDHLLPYKSYQEQFPALFDLYDRVKDMPTHEARNNMDKKERRQQDRQREAWERELAAAIKEEARVLKNLTH
- the hemN gene encoding oxygen-independent coproporphyrinogen III oxidase, which translates into the protein MQFDPALIRRYDMAAPRYTSYPTALSFDGAVRGDQWRAAIQAAPSRKLSLYVHIPFCREMCYYCGCNKIVTRHSHKADIYLDHLAKEIAYQAELFGPFTVHHLHLGGGTPTFLSQQQMRRLIGLLKGHFHFADDFIGAIEIDPRALEVDDLTWLAELGFSRLSMGAQDFDPKVQAAINRIQSTEKIAAIMARARTLGFSSINLDFIYGLPHQNAQSFGHTLNHALALAPDRFSIFNYAHLPERFPAQRRIKEDTMPGPQEKLRMQGVTIETLTNAGYHFIGMDHFAKAGDELALAQQQGRLHRNFQGYTTDGDCELLALGASAISKVGGLYVQNEKSIKDYQDATASQGHARAKGYQMSEDDHIRAAAIHNLLCHFRLDWAALDARFGIDSRHYFSDDCALLAPFISDGLVEVDEQGLGVTEQGRLLVRTIATAFDVHLRKTVQQHRFSRVI
- the add gene encoding adenosine deaminase gives rise to the protein MIDKTFPLVDIHRHLDGNVRLGTIVELARRFNVPLPAQDEAGMKPYVHVIENEPSLVAFLAKLDWMVKVLGDVDACYRVAYENVEDAAKVGIDYTELRFSPWYMAMSHNLDPNAVVEAVAAGVAAGSRDFGVKTNLIGIMSRTFGTAQCQRELDAILAHRDQLVAVDLAGDELGFPGPLYEPHFRQVQDAGLKVTVHAGEAAGPESVWHAIRELGAVRIGHGVKAVEDPKLLAYLAEHHIGIESCLTSNIHTSTVASYAVHPITTFLASGIKVSLNTDDPGVSAVELDHEYEVAAPKAGLSLEQIQACQRHGLAMSFLSEAEKKALIAAK